A stretch of Roseovarius sp. M141 DNA encodes these proteins:
- the pheT gene encoding phenylalanine--tRNA ligase subunit beta codes for MKFTLSWLKDHLDTTASVDEITYALTDLGLEVEGVTNPAARLADFTLGKVTHAEQHPDADRLRVCKVATGEGELQIICGAPNAREGITVVVAKPGVYVPGIDTTIGVGKIRGIESHGMMCSEREMELSEEHDGIIELPSGEVGERYIDWLAQNDPAKVDPVIEIAITPNRPDALGVRGIARDLAARGLGTLKDAPTAHVEGQFPCPINVTINEDTQQSGCEVFAGRLIRGVKNGPSPEWLQDRLRAIGLRPRSALVDVTNFFTYDRNRPLHVFDAGKVQGDLRIHRTRGGETLTGLDEKDYTFQPGQVVISDDNGIESIGGIMGGLAAGCTEETTDVFLEAAVWDHVQIASTGRALKINSDARYRNERGIDPAFNMEAVDLATQMIMDLCGGTPSNVVQAGKVPDTARAYKLVPARVQSLVGMDIPEAEQRQTLTALGFRLEGDMATVPSWRPDVQGEADLVEEVARIASLTKLVGRPLPRAQAGVPAPILSPMQKREQIARRTAAMLGYNECVTYSFIDYASATLFGGGDDATMLANPISSEMSHMRPALLPGLLQAAARNQARGISDMALFEVGHAFHGGEPGEQHLQVSGLLMGRTGPKDVHGSARAVDLYDAKADAEAILSAIGTPAKVQILRGARDWWHPGRHGMICLGPKKVLGIFGELHPKTLRAMGIKGTAVGFTLWPAEIPLPRNATANRGAAQIRDLQAVERDFAFVVEADVEALTLVNAALGADKALIEDVRVFDQFIGGSLGEGKKSLAVTVRLQPTEATLKDKDIEAVSARIVEKVAKATGGVLRG; via the coding sequence ATGAAATTCACGCTTTCCTGGCTCAAGGACCATCTCGACACCACGGCCAGTGTCGATGAGATCACCTATGCGCTGACCGATCTGGGCCTTGAGGTCGAGGGCGTCACCAACCCCGCCGCGCGGCTGGCCGACTTCACGCTGGGCAAGGTAACGCATGCCGAGCAGCACCCCGATGCCGACCGCCTGCGCGTGTGCAAAGTGGCCACCGGCGAGGGCGAGCTTCAGATCATCTGCGGCGCGCCCAACGCGCGCGAGGGGATCACCGTCGTCGTCGCCAAGCCGGGCGTTTACGTTCCGGGCATCGACACCACCATCGGCGTCGGCAAGATCCGCGGCATCGAGAGCCACGGCATGATGTGCTCGGAGCGCGAGATGGAATTGTCGGAGGAGCATGACGGCATCATCGAGCTGCCCTCGGGCGAGGTCGGCGAGCGTTACATCGACTGGTTGGCGCAAAATGACCCGGCCAAGGTCGATCCGGTGATCGAGATCGCCATCACCCCCAACCGCCCCGACGCCTTGGGCGTACGCGGCATCGCCCGCGATCTGGCAGCGCGCGGTCTGGGCACGCTGAAAGACGCCCCCACCGCCCATGTCGAAGGGCAGTTCCCCTGCCCGATCAACGTCACCATCAACGAGGACACGCAGCAAAGCGGCTGCGAAGTGTTCGCCGGGCGCCTCATTCGCGGCGTGAAAAATGGCCCCAGCCCCGAATGGCTGCAGGACCGCCTGCGCGCCATCGGGCTGCGCCCACGCTCGGCGCTCGTCGATGTGACGAACTTCTTCACCTATGACCGCAACCGCCCGTTGCATGTCTTTGACGCAGGCAAGGTGCAGGGCGATCTGCGCATCCACCGCACCAGGGGCGGCGAGACGCTGACCGGGCTGGATGAGAAAGACTATACGTTTCAACCCGGTCAGGTGGTGATTTCCGATGACAATGGCATCGAAAGCATCGGCGGCATCATGGGCGGACTGGCAGCCGGCTGCACCGAGGAGACGACCGATGTGTTCCTTGAGGCCGCTGTCTGGGATCACGTCCAGATCGCCAGCACGGGGCGCGCGCTAAAAATCAACTCCGATGCGCGCTATCGCAACGAGCGGGGCATCGACCCGGCCTTCAACATGGAGGCGGTCGATCTGGCGACGCAGATGATCATGGACCTCTGCGGCGGCACCCCCTCGAACGTGGTGCAGGCGGGCAAGGTGCCGGACACGGCCCGCGCCTACAAGCTGGTCCCTGCACGCGTGCAATCGCTTGTCGGAATGGACATTCCCGAGGCCGAGCAGCGCCAGACGCTGACGGCCCTCGGCTTCCGCCTCGAAGGCGACATGGCCACCGTTCCCAGCTGGCGCCCCGATGTGCAGGGCGAGGCTGATCTGGTCGAAGAAGTGGCGCGCATCGCGTCCCTGACCAAGCTGGTCGGTCGCCCCCTGCCCCGCGCGCAGGCCGGCGTGCCTGCCCCGATCCTGTCGCCGATGCAAAAGCGCGAGCAGATCGCGCGGCGCACGGCGGCTATGCTGGGGTATAATGAATGCGTCACCTACAGCTTCATCGACTATGCCTCGGCCACGCTGTTCGGCGGCGGCGATGATGCCACGATGCTGGCCAACCCGATCAGCAGCGAGATGAGCCATATGCGCCCTGCCTTGCTGCCAGGCCTGTTGCAGGCGGCAGCGCGCAATCAGGCGCGCGGTATTTCCGACATGGCGCTTTTCGAGGTCGGCCATGCCTTCCACGGCGGCGAGCCGGGCGAGCAGCATTTGCAGGTCTCGGGTCTCCTGATGGGGCGCACCGGGCCGAAGGACGTGCATGGCTCCGCCCGCGCCGTTGATCTTTATGACGCCAAGGCCGACGCCGAAGCGATCCTGTCCGCCATCGGCACCCCCGCCAAGGTCCAGATCCTGCGCGGCGCGCGCGACTGGTGGCATCCGGGCCGTCACGGCATGATCTGTCTGGGCCCGAAAAAGGTGCTGGGCATCTTCGGCGAATTGCACCCCAAGACGCTGCGCGCAATGGGCATCAAGGGCACGGCCGTCGGCTTTACCCTCTGGCCTGCCGAAATCCCGCTGCCGCGCAACGCCACGGCCAATCGCGGCGCCGCGCAGATCCGCGATCTGCAAGCGGTCGAGCGTGATTTTGCCTTTGTCGTCGAGGCGGATGTCGAGGCGCTGACGCTGGTCAATGCGGCACTTGGCGCCGACAAGGCCCTGATCGAGGATGTGCGTGTCTTTGACCAATTCATCGGCGGATCGCTGGGCGAGGGCAAGAAATCACTGGCCGTCACCGTGCGGCTGCAACCGACCGAGGCGACGCTGAAGGACAAGGACATCGAGGCCGTATCGGCCAGGATCGTCGAGAAGGTCGCCAAGGCGACCGGCGGCGTCCTGCGCGGCTGA
- a CDS encoding YtoQ family protein, with the protein MLNVYLSGEIHTDWRDQIEQGAKDLDVTFTSPVTDHGASDDCGVAILGAEPDKFWHDHKGAKLNAIRTRQAIEEADIVVVRFGDKYKQWNAAFDAGYAAALGTSLIILQPPEHDHALKEVNAAALAVARTPQQVVQMLRYVLEGTLPK; encoded by the coding sequence ATGCTGAACGTCTATCTGAGCGGCGAAATTCACACCGACTGGCGCGACCAGATCGAACAGGGAGCAAAGGATCTGGACGTCACGTTCACATCCCCCGTCACCGATCACGGCGCCAGCGACGATTGTGGCGTGGCGATCCTGGGCGCCGAGCCGGACAAGTTCTGGCACGACCACAAGGGCGCCAAACTGAACGCGATCCGCACGCGGCAGGCGATCGAAGAGGCCGACATCGTCGTCGTGCGCTTCGGTGACAAGTACAAGCAGTGGAACGCCGCCTTTGATGCAGGCTATGCCGCCGCTCTGGGCACGTCCCTGATCATCCTGCAACCGCCCGAGCATGACCACGCGCTGAAAGAGGTCAATGCCGCCGCACTGGCCGTCGCGCGCACGCCGCAGCAGGTGGTGCAGATGCTGCGCTATGTGCTGGAAGGCACCCTGCCAAAATAG
- the mscL gene encoding large conductance mechanosensitive channel protein MscL, which produces MLNEFKDFIAKGNVMDMAVGIIIGAAFTAIVTSMVGDLINPIIGLFTGGVDFTNNYAVLAGEVPAGASLEQARETGASVFAYGSFLMAVINFFIIAFVVFMLVRYVNKVKSLAEKPDEVAPEVHTGPSEKDILIEIRDALKTR; this is translated from the coding sequence ATGTTAAATGAATTCAAGGATTTCATCGCCAAGGGCAATGTCATGGACATGGCCGTCGGCATCATCATCGGTGCGGCCTTTACCGCGATCGTCACATCGATGGTGGGGGATCTGATCAATCCGATTATCGGGCTTTTTACCGGCGGTGTGGATTTTACCAACAACTACGCCGTTCTGGCAGGCGAGGTCCCTGCCGGCGCGTCGCTGGAACAGGCCCGCGAGACGGGGGCCTCCGTCTTTGCCTATGGATCCTTCTTGATGGCCGTCATCAATTTCTTCATCATCGCCTTCGTCGTCTTCATGCTGGTGCGATACGTCAACAAGGTGAAATCGCTGGCGGAAAAACCTGACGAGGTCGCGCCCGAGGTTCATACCGGCCCGTCGGAAAAGGACATCCTGATCGAGATCCGCGACGCCCTCAAAACCCGCTGA
- a CDS encoding mechanosensitive ion channel family protein: MENVIEELGAYTPLIIAAVKALVVLIVGWTVAGFVGSFVRRQVNKHKRIDKTLGNFAATVATWAIRIIVLLAVLNLFGIEATSVVAVLGAATLAIGLALQGTLADLAAGIMLVIFRPYRLGQYVDIGGTSGTVTEIALFFTELTTPQNVQIIVPNGQAWGSIITNYSAHDTRRLDLVFGIDYADSADTAMQIILDNARADERVMSEPEPWARVTNLGDSAVDITARLWTSTDDFWNVKFELTKAIKEDFDAQGISIPFPHQVNVEPKKAG, translated from the coding sequence ATGGAAAACGTGATCGAAGAATTGGGCGCCTATACGCCGCTGATCATCGCCGCGGTCAAGGCGCTGGTCGTGCTGATCGTCGGCTGGACGGTCGCGGGATTTGTCGGCAGCTTCGTGCGGCGGCAGGTCAACAAGCACAAGCGCATCGACAAGACGCTGGGCAACTTCGCCGCCACAGTCGCGACATGGGCGATCCGCATCATAGTGCTGCTGGCGGTGCTGAACCTGTTCGGCATTGAGGCAACCAGCGTGGTTGCCGTGCTGGGTGCTGCGACGCTGGCCATCGGCCTGGCGCTGCAAGGCACTCTGGCCGATTTGGCGGCGGGGATCATGCTGGTGATTTTCCGCCCCTACCGTCTGGGGCAGTATGTGGACATCGGCGGCACCAGCGGCACCGTGACGGAGATCGCGCTGTTTTTCACCGAGCTGACGACACCGCAGAACGTGCAGATCATCGTTCCAAACGGACAGGCCTGGGGATCGATCATCACCAATTACTCGGCGCATGACACGCGGCGGCTGGATCTGGTGTTCGGCATTGACTACGCGGACAGCGCCGATACTGCGATGCAGATCATCCTCGACAATGCCCGCGCCGATGAACGCGTGATGAGCGAGCCGGAGCCGTGGGCGCGTGTGACGAACCTTGGCGACAGCGCGGTCGATATCACGGCGCGGCTGTGGACCTCGACCGATGATTTCTGGAACGTGAAATTCGAACTGACCAAAGCCATCAAGGAGGATTTCGACGCGCAGGGCATTTCCATCCCCTTCCCGCATCAGGTGAATGTGGAGCCAAAGAAGGCCGGTTAA
- a CDS encoding flavin reductase family protein, protein MEYNPTTDTCPLPYSPFKSCTVPRPIGWLSTVSAAGQHNLAPYSQWQNLTFDPPMVMFAANRYPDGRRKDTVLNAEETGWFVWNMATYDLREAVNISAMAVPFGEDEFEAAGVAREACVLAPGGRVAASPCHFECRYLSTHHLPGATAVGSVDVVYGRVENIHVKDEALTPEGKLDIPRIQPLARMGYYDYTVVRDTFEMRIPSASGAEADGLEGRA, encoded by the coding sequence ATGGAATATAATCCGACGACCGACACTTGCCCGCTGCCCTATTCCCCGTTCAAATCCTGCACCGTGCCGCGCCCCATCGGGTGGCTTTCGACAGTCAGCGCGGCGGGGCAGCACAACCTTGCGCCCTACAGCCAGTGGCAAAATCTCACCTTTGATCCGCCGATGGTGATGTTCGCCGCCAACCGCTATCCCGATGGGCGGCGCAAGGATACGGTTCTGAACGCCGAGGAGACCGGCTGGTTCGTGTGGAACATGGCCACCTATGATCTGCGCGAGGCGGTCAATATTTCGGCCATGGCCGTCCCTTTTGGCGAAGACGAGTTCGAGGCGGCAGGCGTAGCGCGCGAGGCTTGCGTGCTGGCGCCCGGTGGCCGTGTCGCCGCCAGCCCCTGTCATTTCGAGTGCCGGTATCTCAGCACACACCATCTGCCGGGCGCCACGGCTGTGGGCAGCGTCGATGTGGTCTATGGCCGGGTCGAGAATATCCATGTGAAGGACGAGGCGCTGACACCCGAGGGCAAGCTGGACATCCCCCGCATCCAGCCGCTGGCGCGGATGGGATATTACGACTACACCGTGGTGCGCGACACCTTCGAGATGCGCATCCCCAGTGCCTCGGGCGCCGAGGCGGACGGGCTGGAGGGACGGGCGTAG
- a CDS encoding alpha-ketoglutarate-dependent dioxygenase AlkB, whose protein sequence is MIELELRGFRILPGYLGAGRQAALVAALRDIVAQAPLFAPVTPSGKAMSVRMTSAGRFGWVPGPSGYRYAEAHPQGQAWPAIPDAVLNIWRDLVSDARDPDCCLLNYYGEGARMGLHQDRDEADFSWPVLSVSLGDEGLLRVGNTARGGSTVSHWLRSGDVVVMGGAARLTYHGVDRIRFGSSTLLPKGGRINLTCRVVE, encoded by the coding sequence ATGATCGAGTTGGAACTGCGCGGCTTTCGCATCCTGCCCGGCTATCTCGGTGCGGGCCGACAGGCGGCGTTGGTGGCCGCGCTGCGGGATATCGTGGCGCAGGCGCCGCTATTTGCGCCGGTTACGCCGTCCGGCAAGGCGATGAGCGTGCGGATGACATCGGCCGGGCGCTTTGGCTGGGTGCCCGGCCCGTCCGGCTATCGCTACGCCGAAGCGCACCCGCAGGGGCAGGCATGGCCCGCAATTCCGGATGCGGTGTTGAACATCTGGCGCGATCTGGTCAGCGACGCGCGCGATCCCGATTGCTGCTTGCTGAATTATTATGGCGAGGGCGCGCGCATGGGGCTGCATCAGGACCGTGACGAGGCTGATTTCAGCTGGCCGGTGTTGTCGGTTTCGCTGGGTGACGAGGGGCTTTTGCGCGTCGGGAACACAGCGCGCGGTGGCAGCACCGTGTCGCACTGGCTGCGCTCGGGCGATGTGGTGGTGATGGGCGGCGCCGCGCGGCTGACATACCACGGTGTGGACCGGATCAGGTTTGGCTCGTCCACCTTGCTGCCCAAGGGTGGGCGGATCAATCTGACCTGCCGCGTGGTGGAGTGA
- the dnaK gene encoding molecular chaperone DnaK, with amino-acid sequence MSKVIGIDLGTTNSCVAIMDGKTARVIENSEGTRTTPSIVAFTENERLVGQPAKRQAVTNPENTVFGVKRLIGRRADDSHLAKDKKNMPFTVIDGGNGDAWVQARDEKYSPSQISAFILGKMKETAESYLGEAVTQAVITVPAYFNDAQRQATKDAGKIAGLEVLRIINEPTAAALAYGLDKDNAQTIAVYDLGGGTFDVTILEIEDGLFEVKATNGDTFLGGEDFDMRIVNYLAAEFKKEHQVDLTQDKMALQRLKEAAEKAKIELSSSSQTEINQPFISMSSSGQPLHMVMKLTRAKLESLVGDLIKASLKPCQAALKDAGLSPSDIDEVVLVGGMTRMPKVIEEVTKLFGKEPNKGVNPDEVVAMGAAIQAAVLQGDIKDVVLLDVTPLSLGIETLGGVFTRLIDRNTTIPTNKSQVFSTAEDSQSAVTIRVFQGEREMAADNKMLGQFNLENIPPAPRGMPQIEVTFDIDTNGIVSVSAKDKGTNKEHKITIQASGGLSDEDIENMVKDAEENAESDKERRELVEAKNHAESLIDSTEKSMEEHSDKVDPTTIEAIELAISALKDDLEKEDAAKIKSGIQNVTEAAMKLGEAIYKAAQDDDDSGPKATDEATGPGDDDIVDADFEDLDDSKRG; translated from the coding sequence ATGTCCAAAGTCATTGGTATTGACCTGGGAACAACCAATAGCTGCGTCGCCATCATGGATGGCAAGACCGCACGCGTGATCGAAAACTCCGAGGGCACGCGCACGACGCCGTCGATCGTCGCCTTCACCGAGAATGAACGCCTCGTCGGCCAGCCGGCCAAACGTCAGGCGGTCACGAACCCCGAAAACACCGTCTTTGGCGTCAAGCGCCTGATCGGCCGCCGCGCCGATGACAGCCATCTGGCCAAAGACAAGAAAAACATGCCCTTCACCGTCATCGACGGCGGCAATGGCGACGCATGGGTACAGGCGCGCGACGAAAAGTATTCGCCCAGCCAGATCAGCGCGTTCATTCTGGGCAAGATGAAGGAAACCGCCGAGAGCTATCTGGGCGAGGCTGTCACGCAGGCCGTCATCACCGTTCCGGCCTATTTCAACGACGCCCAGCGTCAGGCAACCAAGGACGCGGGCAAGATTGCCGGCCTCGAAGTGCTGCGCATCATCAACGAGCCGACAGCAGCCGCGCTGGCATATGGTCTGGACAAGGACAACGCACAGACAATCGCGGTCTATGACCTTGGCGGCGGTACATTTGACGTGACCATCCTGGAAATCGAGGATGGCCTGTTCGAGGTCAAGGCGACCAATGGCGATACGTTCCTTGGTGGCGAAGATTTTGACATGCGGATCGTCAACTATCTGGCGGCCGAGTTCAAGAAAGAGCATCAGGTCGACCTGACGCAGGACAAGATGGCGCTGCAGCGTCTGAAAGAGGCCGCTGAAAAGGCCAAGATCGAGCTGAGCTCGTCCTCGCAGACGGAAATCAACCAACCCTTCATCTCGATGAGTTCCAGCGGCCAGCCGCTGCACATGGTCATGAAACTGACCCGCGCCAAGCTGGAATCGCTGGTTGGCGATCTGATCAAGGCGTCGCTCAAGCCGTGCCAGGCTGCGCTGAAGGATGCAGGTTTGTCCCCGTCCGACATCGACGAGGTCGTTCTGGTCGGCGGCATGACCCGCATGCCCAAGGTGATCGAAGAGGTGACCAAACTGTTCGGCAAAGAACCGAACAAGGGTGTGAACCCCGACGAGGTCGTCGCGATGGGCGCCGCCATTCAGGCTGCCGTTCTTCAGGGTGATATCAAGGACGTCGTCCTGCTGGACGTTACGCCCCTGTCGCTGGGCATCGAAACGCTGGGCGGTGTGTTCACCCGCCTGATCGACCGCAATACGACGATCCCGACGAACAAGTCTCAGGTATTTTCCACCGCCGAGGACAGCCAGAGCGCCGTGACGATCCGGGTGTTCCAGGGCGAACGTGAGATGGCAGCCGACAACAAGATGCTGGGCCAGTTCAATCTGGAAAACATTCCGCCCGCACCGCGCGGCATGCCCCAGATCGAAGTGACCTTCGACATCGACACCAACGGCATCGTATCTGTTTCCGCCAAGGACAAAGGCACCAACAAGGAACACAAGATCACGATCCAGGCGTCGGGCGGCCTGTCCGATGAGGACATCGAAAATATGGTCAAGGACGCCGAGGAGAACGCCGAGTCCGACAAGGAGCGCCGCGAGCTGGTCGAAGCGAAAAACCACGCCGAAAGCCTGATCGACTCGACCGAAAAGTCGATGGAAGAGCATTCCGACAAGGTAGACCCGACCACGATCGAAGCCATCGAGCTGGCGATTTCCGCACTGAAGGACGATCTGGAAAAGGAAGACGCGGCCAAGATCAAGTCGGGTATCCAGAACGTCACCGAGGCAGCCATGAAACTGGGCGAGGCGATCTACAAGGCCGCGCAGGACGATGACGACAGCGGCCCGAAAGCGACCGATGAGGCCACAGGACCGGGCGACGATGATATCGTCGATGCCGATTTCGAGGACCTCGACGACAGCAAGCGCGGCTAA
- the dnaJ gene encoding molecular chaperone DnaJ has translation MAKRDYYEVLGVARGASADEVKKAYRQKAKALHPDSNKDNPNAETQFKEAGEAYDVLKDAEKKAAYDRFGHAAFEGGMGGGGGGGRRPGPGQGQGDFASAFSDVFDDLFGDFMGARGGGGRQRAARGSDLRYNMRITLEEAFRGLQKTINVPTSVQCTSCDGSGAEGGAEPTTCPTCSGMGKVRAQQGFFTVERTCPTCSGMGQIIQNPCKGCGGQGRVEKDRALSVNIPAGVETGTRIRLSGEGEAGMRGGPPGDLYIFIEVTKHKLFEREESNLYCKVPVSMITAAIGGDIEVPTIDGGRSKVKIPAGSQSGRQMRLRSKGMPALRGGGAGDMFIEMAVETPVNLTSRQKDLLREFEALSEDNNPESKSFFRSVKSFWDSMKG, from the coding sequence ATGGCCAAACGCGATTATTACGAGGTCCTGGGCGTTGCGCGCGGGGCTTCGGCAGATGAAGTCAAAAAGGCCTACCGCCAGAAGGCGAAGGCACTGCACCCCGACAGCAACAAGGACAATCCTAACGCCGAGACACAGTTCAAGGAAGCGGGCGAGGCCTATGACGTCCTCAAGGACGCCGAGAAGAAAGCAGCCTACGACCGCTTTGGCCACGCCGCATTCGAGGGTGGCATGGGTGGTGGTGGCGGCGGCGGCCGGCGCCCCGGACCCGGACAGGGCCAGGGCGATTTCGCCAGCGCCTTTTCCGACGTGTTCGACGACCTGTTCGGCGATTTCATGGGCGCACGCGGCGGCGGCGGGCGGCAGCGGGCCGCACGCGGATCCGACCTGCGCTACAACATGCGCATCACGCTCGAGGAGGCCTTCAGGGGGCTTCAAAAGACGATCAACGTGCCCACCTCGGTTCAGTGCACATCCTGCGACGGATCGGGCGCCGAGGGCGGCGCCGAGCCGACGACCTGCCCCACCTGTTCGGGCATGGGCAAGGTGCGCGCGCAGCAGGGCTTCTTTACCGTCGAGCGGACCTGCCCGACATGTTCGGGCATGGGCCAGATCATACAGAACCCGTGCAAGGGCTGCGGCGGTCAGGGCCGTGTCGAGAAGGACCGCGCGCTCAGCGTCAACATCCCCGCGGGGGTTGAGACCGGCACACGCATCCGCCTGTCCGGCGAGGGCGAGGCCGGCATGCGCGGCGGCCCTCCGGGGGACCTCTACATCTTTATCGAGGTGACCAAGCACAAGCTGTTCGAGCGTGAGGAAAGCAACCTTTACTGCAAGGTGCCGGTGTCGATGATCACCGCAGCGATTGGCGGCGATATCGAGGTGCCCACCATCGACGGTGGCCGCAGCAAGGTAAAGATCCCCGCCGGAAGCCAGTCAGGCCGACAGATGCGCCTGCGATCCAAGGGCATGCCAGCCCTGCGCGGTGGCGGGGCGGGCGATATGTTCATCGAAATGGCGGTCGAGACCCCGGTGAACCTGACCTCCAGGCAAAAAGACCTGCTGCGCGAATTCGAGGCATTGTCGGAGGACAACAACCCCGAAAGCAAGAGCTTCTTCCGGTCGGTCAAATCGTTTTGGGACAGCATGAAAGGCTGA
- a CDS encoding division plane positioning ATPase MipZ, protein MAHIIVVGNEKGGAGKSTVSMHVATALARMGKTVSALDLDLRQKTFGRYSDNRKAFVAKSGVDLPSPFYHELPEVDQSVLDPGENLYDRRLSEAVASLEPDSDFIIIDCPGSHTRLSQVAHSLADTLITPLNDSFVDFDLLAHVDADGRKILGPSVYSEMVWNARQLRAQAGLKPIDWVVVRNRVGAQAMVNKEKMGAALDNLAKRIGFRVASGFNERVIFRELFPRGLTLLDLKDVGVKQLNISNIAARQELRDLILALKLPGIDANF, encoded by the coding sequence ATGGCGCATATAATCGTCGTCGGAAACGAAAAAGGCGGCGCGGGTAAATCGACCGTTTCGATGCACGTTGCGACCGCTTTGGCGCGGATGGGCAAGACCGTCAGCGCGTTGGATCTGGACCTGCGGCAGAAGACATTCGGGCGCTACTCGGATAACCGCAAGGCGTTCGTTGCCAAATCCGGCGTCGACCTGCCCAGCCCGTTTTATCACGAATTACCCGAGGTCGATCAATCCGTCCTCGACCCCGGTGAAAATCTCTATGATCGCCGCCTGTCCGAGGCGGTCGCGTCACTGGAGCCTGATAGCGACTTTATCATTATCGACTGCCCCGGCTCGCATACGCGCCTAAGCCAGGTGGCGCACAGTCTGGCCGATACGCTGATCACGCCGCTCAATGACAGCTTTGTCGATTTCGACCTGTTGGCCCATGTTGACGCGGACGGGCGCAAGATTCTGGGCCCGTCGGTCTACTCCGAAATGGTCTGGAACGCGCGCCAGCTGCGCGCGCAGGCGGGGCTGAAACCCATCGACTGGGTGGTTGTGCGCAACCGCGTTGGCGCACAGGCCATGGTAAACAAGGAAAAAATGGGCGCCGCATTGGATAATCTGGCCAAACGGATTGGGTTTCGCGTCGCGTCCGGCTTTAACGAACGGGTGATCTTTCGCGAATTGTTTCCGCGCGGCCTGACCCTGCTGGACCTCAAGGACGTGGGCGTCAAGCAGCTGAACATCTCGAATATTGCCGCCCGTCAGGAACTGCGCGATCTGATTTTGGCGCTGAAACTGCCGGGGATCGACGCGAACTTTTAG
- a CDS encoding DMT family transporter codes for MTEHMKGLLITALGVLMVVPDSLFVRLIQADPVTIVFWRAFVAGSLIFTGCLLFQGLAGFRAVLKTGWPGALYIALMSTTAPGFVMAIALTSVANVVFIFASMPIFAAIFSRIFLREPFSLRMILTMAAVLPGLGIIAYGSTENAIANWRGDLIALTVSASFAAALTTVRKVRATSMVPAIPISYFLSALIMLIWATPGQAMPSQWPLVLGHGGFIALSTCLLTLGPRYLASAEVSLLILLESVLAPLLVWVAIGEDPGPWAISGGAVVISALLVSNMVALRRRPQRRA; via the coding sequence ATGACCGAGCATATGAAGGGCCTTCTGATCACCGCGCTCGGCGTGTTGATGGTTGTGCCCGACTCCCTTTTCGTGCGTTTGATCCAGGCGGACCCGGTGACGATCGTGTTCTGGCGGGCGTTTGTAGCAGGCAGCCTGATCTTTACCGGATGCCTTTTGTTTCAGGGGCTGGCAGGGTTTCGTGCTGTTTTGAAAACGGGCTGGCCCGGCGCGCTGTATATCGCCCTGATGTCGACGACGGCGCCGGGTTTCGTCATGGCGATCGCGCTGACCAGCGTGGCAAATGTCGTATTCATCTTTGCGTCGATGCCGATCTTTGCCGCGATTTTCAGCCGCATTTTCCTGCGCGAGCCTTTCAGCCTGCGAATGATTTTGACCATGGCCGCCGTGCTGCCGGGCCTTGGTATCATTGCCTACGGCAGCACCGAAAATGCCATCGCCAACTGGCGCGGCGATCTGATTGCGCTGACAGTGTCGGCCAGTTTTGCCGCGGCTTTGACCACCGTGCGCAAGGTGCGGGCGACCTCGATGGTCCCGGCCATCCCGATATCGTATTTCCTGTCGGCGCTGATCATGCTGATCTGGGCCACGCCGGGGCAGGCGATGCCGTCGCAATGGCCGCTGGTGCTGGGCCATGGCGGGTTCATTGCCCTGTCCACCTGCCTGCTGACGCTGGGACCGCGCTATCTGGCCTCTGCCGAGGTGTCGTTGCTGATCTTGCTGGAATCCGTGCTGGCGCCGCTGCTGGTCTGGGTCGCCATCGGCGAGGATCCGGGGCCGTGGGCGATATCGGGCGGCGCCGTCGTGATCAGCGCGCTTCTGGTGTCGAACATGGTTGCACTGCGCAGAAGGCCGCAAAGGCGCGCCTAA